One genomic region from Anabaena sp. PCC 7108 encodes:
- a CDS encoding M3 family metallopeptidase, translated as MSATATISQNSLIQGCGLPPFAEITPEQVEPAFRYLLADLEQQLIILEANVQPTWSGLVEPLEKLTERLHWSWGILNHLMGVKNSPELRIAYEKVQPQVVQFINTLGQSKPLYKAFKALHASDNWENLESAQQRIVEAAIRDAKLSGVGLEGAARERFNCIQMQLADLATKFSNHLLDATTAFSLVLTTKAEIEGLPSSLLSLAAQAARAKGEENATPETGPWHITLDFPSYFPFMQHSTRRDLREQVYKAYITRASFGELNNNPLIERILELRQELAELIGFANFAELSLASKMAKNVPAVEKLLEELRQASYDAAVKDLEELKAFAKAKGAAEAGNLQHWDISFWAERQREAKFAFTEEELRPYFPLPQVLDGLFALVKRLFGVTVTPADGQAPVWHEDVRYFQITDKSGSSIAYFYLDPYSRPAEKRGGAWMDACIHRRRIKENGVTSIRLPVAYLICNQTPPIDDKPSLMTFDEVETLFHEFGHGLHHMLTKVDYTGAAGINNVEWDAVELPSQFMENWCYDRPTLFGMAKHYQTGEPLPEHYYQKLLAARNYMSGSAMLRQIHLSSVDLELHYHYRPDGKETPVDVRQRIAKTTTILQPLPEDAFLCAFGHIFEGGYAAGYYSYKWAEVLSADAFAAFEEAGLEDEEAIHVTGRRYRDTVLALGGSKHPMEVFQFFRGREPSTTALLKHNGLLSQSI; from the coding sequence ATGAGTGCAACTGCTACTATTTCTCAAAATTCCCTAATTCAAGGCTGTGGTTTACCTCCGTTTGCAGAGATTACACCGGAGCAAGTAGAACCAGCCTTCAGGTATCTGTTAGCAGACCTGGAGCAGCAACTGATCATCTTAGAAGCTAATGTACAACCTACCTGGAGCGGTTTAGTAGAACCTCTAGAAAAGTTGACAGAAAGGCTGCACTGGAGTTGGGGGATACTGAACCATTTGATGGGTGTTAAAAATAGTCCAGAACTACGTATAGCCTATGAAAAGGTTCAGCCGCAAGTAGTACAGTTTATTAACACTCTTGGTCAAAGCAAACCTCTTTACAAAGCTTTTAAAGCTTTACACGCTAGTGATAACTGGGAAAATTTAGAATCAGCCCAGCAGCGTATTGTCGAAGCAGCTATTCGGGATGCAAAATTGTCTGGTGTTGGTTTAGAAGGAGCAGCGCGAGAACGTTTCAATTGTATTCAGATGCAGTTAGCAGATTTAGCGACAAAGTTTTCTAACCATCTTCTCGATGCTACTACAGCTTTTAGCTTAGTTCTCACAACCAAAGCCGAAATAGAAGGTTTACCTAGCAGCTTACTGAGTCTCGCTGCCCAAGCGGCTCGTGCTAAAGGAGAAGAAAACGCGACTCCAGAGACTGGACCTTGGCACATTACTTTAGATTTTCCTAGTTATTTCCCTTTCATGCAACACAGCACCCGTCGGGATTTGCGTGAACAGGTTTACAAAGCTTACATTACTCGTGCTTCTTTTGGAGAGTTGAATAATAACCCTTTAATTGAACGTATTTTAGAGTTACGGCAAGAACTGGCAGAGTTAATTGGTTTTGCAAATTTTGCCGAACTTAGTTTGGCTAGTAAGATGGCTAAGAATGTCCCAGCCGTAGAAAAGCTGTTAGAAGAATTACGCCAAGCTAGTTATGATGCGGCTGTCAAAGACTTAGAAGAACTCAAAGCCTTTGCCAAAGCCAAGGGAGCGGCAGAAGCTGGAAACTTACAACATTGGGATATTAGCTTTTGGGCAGAACGTCAAAGAGAAGCAAAATTTGCGTTTACTGAGGAAGAATTACGACCTTATTTCCCTCTTCCTCAAGTCTTGGATGGGTTATTTGCACTAGTGAAGCGATTGTTTGGTGTGACTGTTACTCCCGCTGATGGTCAAGCCCCTGTTTGGCATGAGGATGTACGTTATTTCCAAATTACTGATAAAAGTGGTTCTTCCATTGCTTACTTCTATCTAGACCCCTATAGCCGTCCCGCCGAAAAGCGTGGAGGTGCTTGGATGGATGCTTGTATTCATCGCCGCAGAATTAAAGAAAATGGTGTAACTAGTATCCGCTTACCTGTAGCTTACTTGATTTGTAACCAAACTCCCCCAATCGATGACAAGCCCAGTTTAATGACTTTTGATGAAGTAGAAACATTGTTCCACGAGTTTGGACATGGCTTACATCATATGCTGACTAAGGTTGACTATACGGGAGCCGCAGGCATTAATAATGTAGAGTGGGATGCAGTGGAATTACCTAGTCAATTCATGGAAAATTGGTGTTATGACCGCCCCACATTATTTGGTATGGCTAAACATTACCAAACAGGTGAACCATTACCAGAGCATTATTACCAAAAGCTGTTAGCAGCCCGTAATTACATGAGTGGTTCGGCTATGTTACGGCAAATTCACCTTAGCAGCGTTGACTTGGAATTACACTACCACTATCGCCCTGATGGGAAGGAAACTCCGGTAGATGTACGTCAACGTATTGCTAAAACAACTACTATTTTACAACCACTGCCTGAAGATGCCTTTTTATGTGCATTTGGACATATTTTTGAAGGTGGTTATGCGGCTGGTTACTACAGCTATAAGTGGGCAGAAGTTCTTAGTGCTGATGCTTTTGCTGCTTTTGAGGAGGCTGGGCTAGAAGATGAAGAAGCAATTCACGTTACTGGTAGGCGCTACCGAGATACGGTGTTAGCACTGGGCGGTAGTAAGCACCCAATGGAGGTTTTTCAATTCTTCCGGGGTCGGGAACCCAGTACTACTGCTTTGCTCAAGCATAATGGTTTATTGAGCCAATCCATTTAA
- a CDS encoding dienelactone hydrolase family protein, with amino-acid sequence MKILLSVFFTPVVMLLSAGDVLAAIRTQNIEYKQGNTILEGYLAYDDAIKGKRPGVLVVHDWTGLQTFTKKRTEQLAKLGYVAFAADIYGKGVRPKNQQESGTQATIYRQDRKLLRQRVTAGLQVLQNYQLTDPKRIAAIGYCFGGGTVLELARSGANIQGVVSFHGNLDTPNPADAKNIKSKVLVLHGADDPFVPKEQLQGFENEMRQANVDWQLISYGGAVHAFTNPEAKNDPKGALYNPIAEQRSWKAMRQFFGEIFR; translated from the coding sequence ATGAAAATTTTGCTTTCTGTTTTTTTTACACCTGTGGTTATGTTGTTGAGTGCTGGTGATGTATTAGCAGCAATTAGAACACAGAATATTGAGTATAAGCAAGGTAATACCATTCTAGAAGGTTATTTAGCTTATGACGATGCTATCAAGGGTAAGCGTCCTGGGGTTTTAGTAGTTCACGACTGGACTGGCTTACAGACTTTTACCAAAAAACGGACTGAGCAATTAGCTAAGTTGGGATATGTTGCTTTTGCTGCTGATATCTATGGCAAGGGAGTAAGACCGAAAAATCAACAGGAGTCGGGAACTCAAGCCACAATTTATCGCCAGGATAGAAAATTATTGCGTCAAAGAGTCACCGCTGGGTTACAAGTTTTACAAAACTATCAGTTAACTGACCCTAAACGCATCGCTGCTATTGGTTACTGCTTCGGTGGTGGAACAGTATTAGAATTAGCCCGTAGTGGTGCAAATATCCAGGGTGTAGTCAGTTTTCATGGCAACCTCGATACCCCTAATCCCGCTGATGCCAAAAACATTAAGTCTAAGGTATTAGTTTTACATGGTGCGGATGATCCTTTTGTCCCAAAAGAGCAACTCCAGGGCTTTGAAAACGAAATGCGTCAGGCCAATGTGGACTGGCAATTGATCTCTTATGGTGGTGCAGTTCATGCTTTCACCAATCCAGAAGCCAAAAATGATCCTAAAGGCGCACTTTATAATCCAATTGCAGAACAACGGTCTTGGAAGGCTATGCGACAGTTTTTTGGAGAAATCTTTCGCTAA
- a CDS encoding molybdopterin-dependent oxidoreductase, with amino-acid sequence MSLIFPKRTISRRNFLQLSGLSGASLLLGGCGTNLFSENVGQIFKPLNQSFEELLLSQKPVPEFSISEIEPEKLLINSFNFTPQIDQAQFSLKIDGEVNNPMQLSIVDIQKLPLTSMVIRHICVEGWAAIVQWGGVSLRDLITLVQPKPNARYVYFKSADGYYESWDIASAIHPQTLLAYQKNGQPLAPENGAPLRLASPIKLGYKQSKWVTQIMFVSNLLPTTGYWEDQGYEWFAGL; translated from the coding sequence ATGAGTTTAATTTTTCCTAAACGGACTATATCACGTCGTAATTTCCTGCAATTATCTGGACTTTCAGGCGCAAGTTTACTTTTAGGTGGCTGTGGAACTAATTTGTTTTCAGAGAATGTCGGACAAATATTTAAGCCACTTAATCAATCTTTTGAAGAACTTTTACTTAGTCAAAAGCCTGTACCTGAATTTTCTATCAGTGAAATTGAACCAGAAAAATTATTGATAAATAGCTTTAACTTCACACCACAAATTGATCAAGCGCAGTTTAGCCTGAAAATTGATGGAGAAGTTAATAATCCCATGCAATTAAGTATAGTAGATATTCAAAAATTGCCTTTAACTTCAATGGTGATTCGTCATATTTGTGTTGAAGGTTGGGCAGCAATTGTTCAATGGGGAGGTGTGAGCTTACGAGACTTAATTACTCTTGTCCAACCTAAACCAAATGCTCGTTATGTCTATTTTAAATCAGCAGATGGTTACTATGAAAGCTGGGATATAGCTTCTGCTATTCATCCTCAAACTCTGTTGGCTTATCAAAAAAATGGACAACCATTAGCACCTGAAAATGGTGCGCCCTTGCGTCTAGCATCTCCTATTAAACTTGGCTACAAACAAAGTAAATGGGTGACTCAAATTATGTTTGTCAGTAATTTGTTACCGACTACAGGCTATTGGGAAGACCAGGGTTATGAATGGTTTGCAGGACTTTAG
- a CDS encoding cell wall metabolism sensor histidine kinase WalK, whose translation MKQIRKICQRIDPFSLRLRLTIGTAIFSALALGSLAVWTSWKMQKILIDSHKHNIQQIANRLPHDIQLYSEMMQPETGVQKAINNLANTNTLLWLKSTDNKIWFKSATLDLLSDSTVAKLMSISNMSIKPKVYQVNNNYFILSGGSLQVQGKLLGMLFVVQDITTEQTMFMAMVRSLTIASILTIILITIAISFYIQRSLQPLRQLSQMTSVISIEDLGQAQLYLDNAPSEVKELAQTLTMLLSRLAQSWEQERQFVSNVSHELRTPLTIVHGYLQSVLRRQNNLTEIQIEALETASSEAEHTIRLLQDLLDLARADSGYLRFQIKYYILNDLVEEVVEMAAKYSGRIIKIETANHPIEVRTDYSRLKQVLLNLIDNAVKYSAAETPVTLKLNQFHDKVVIQVCDQGYGIPLQHQSRIFERFYRVDESRSPITGGSGLGLSIVKTLIEGMGGNVTLQSKLEEGSIFTINLLNN comes from the coding sequence GTGAAACAAATTAGAAAAATTTGTCAACGAATTGATCCATTTTCATTACGACTACGTCTAACTATTGGTACTGCTATATTTTCCGCATTGGCATTAGGTAGCCTCGCTGTATGGACTAGCTGGAAAATGCAGAAAATACTGATTGACAGTCATAAACATAACATTCAACAAATTGCTAACCGATTGCCACATGATATCCAACTTTATAGTGAAATGATGCAACCCGAAACAGGGGTGCAAAAAGCTATTAATAACTTAGCAAATACCAACACTTTATTATGGCTAAAAAGTACTGATAATAAAATTTGGTTCAAATCTGCCACTTTAGATTTGTTATCTGATTCTACAGTGGCTAAATTAATGTCTATTAGCAATATGTCAATTAAACCTAAAGTTTACCAAGTCAATAACAACTACTTCATTTTAAGTGGTGGTTCTTTACAAGTTCAGGGTAAACTGTTGGGTATGCTATTTGTAGTGCAGGATATTACAACCGAACAAACAATGTTTATGGCAATGGTTAGAAGTTTGACTATTGCCAGTATTTTAACAATTATTTTGATTACAATAGCGATCTCATTTTATATTCAGCGTTCTCTACAACCATTACGTCAACTCAGTCAAATGACCTCTGTCATTTCTATAGAAGACTTAGGACAAGCACAGCTATATCTTGATAATGCACCCAGCGAAGTCAAAGAATTAGCTCAAACTTTAACTATGTTGTTGTCACGTCTTGCCCAATCGTGGGAACAAGAACGACAATTTGTTAGTAATGTTTCCCATGAATTACGCACACCTCTAACAATTGTACATGGTTATTTACAAAGTGTTCTTCGACGACAAAATAACTTAACAGAAATTCAAATAGAAGCCTTAGAAACTGCCTCATCAGAAGCTGAACATACTATCCGGTTATTACAAGATTTACTAGATTTAGCAAGAGCAGATAGTGGTTATTTACGCTTTCAGATCAAATATTACATATTGAATGATTTAGTTGAAGAAGTTGTAGAAATGGCAGCAAAATATAGTGGTCGTATCATTAAAATTGAAACAGCAAATCACCCAATTGAAGTAAGAACAGATTATAGTCGTCTGAAACAAGTATTGCTGAATTTGATTGATAATGCTGTTAAATATTCTGCCGCTGAGACACCAGTAACTTTAAAATTAAACCAGTTTCATGATAAAGTAGTTATTCAAGTTTGTGACCAAGGTTACGGCATTCCCTTACAACATCAATCCCGGATTTTTGAAAGATTTTATCGTGTAGATGAATCCCGCAGTCCCATAACAGGTGGTTCTGGTTTAGGGTTATCAATTGTTAAAACTCTGATAGAAGGTATGGGAGGTAACGTCACTTTACAATCAAAGTTAGAAGAAGGGAGTATATTTACCATCAATTTACTTAATAATTAA
- the rpsO gene encoding 30S ribosomal protein S15: MALTQQRKQELISGFQVHETDTGSADVQIAMLTDRINRLSQHLQANKKDHSSRRGLLKMIGQRKRLLSYIQKDSRDKYQALIGRLGIRG, translated from the coding sequence ATGGCTCTGACGCAACAGCGCAAACAAGAACTAATTTCCGGCTTCCAAGTTCATGAAACCGATACTGGTTCAGCCGATGTCCAAATCGCTATGTTAACTGACCGCATTAACCGCCTCAGTCAACACCTACAAGCTAACAAAAAAGACCATTCTTCCCGTCGGGGTTTATTGAAGATGATTGGTCAGCGTAAGCGCCTGCTATCTTATATCCAGAAGGATAGCCGCGACAAGTATCAAGCATTGATTGGTCGT
- a CDS encoding ComF family protein, whose product MTIFKSLLNLFLQSNCPLCQRSTPSELCQYCNQQIQSCHLKKPSYLWQQPLPVFAWGIYGGSLKRAIAVMKYENHPEIGSFLGRYLGESWLLNSVETNQKPVIIPIPLHSQKLKERGYNQAALIAKGFCQITGCQLQLNGLERIKNTKAQFGVSASEREKNLAAAFSLGTDFRRRQPEAPVLLVDDIYTTGATAKSAVYTLNQSNISVLGLAAVATTAKDRSIKSL is encoded by the coding sequence ATGACAATTTTCAAAAGCTTACTCAACCTGTTTCTCCAATCTAATTGCCCTTTGTGTCAACGCAGCACACCAAGTGAATTATGTCAATATTGCAACCAACAAATACAAAGCTGTCATCTGAAAAAACCTAGCTATTTATGGCAACAACCATTACCAGTGTTTGCTTGGGGAATTTATGGTGGTTCTCTCAAAAGAGCGATCGCCGTAATGAAATATGAAAATCATCCAGAAATTGGTTCTTTTCTAGGTCGGTACTTAGGAGAATCATGGTTATTAAATTCGGTAGAAACCAATCAAAAGCCAGTAATTATACCAATACCACTCCACTCTCAAAAACTCAAAGAAAGAGGTTACAATCAAGCTGCACTCATAGCTAAAGGTTTCTGTCAAATAACTGGTTGTCAGTTACAATTAAATGGTTTAGAAAGAATCAAAAATACGAAAGCACAGTTTGGCGTATCCGCTTCTGAGCGAGAAAAAAATTTAGCAGCAGCTTTTTCTTTAGGGACAGATTTTCGCCGTCGTCAACCTGAAGCACCAGTGCTATTAGTCGATGATATTTATACAACAGGAGCTACTGCTAAATCTGCTGTGTATACACTTAATCAAAGTAACATTTCGGTTTTGGGTTTAGCCGCTGTTGCCACTACGGCCAAAGATAGATCAATAAAGAGTTTATAG
- a CDS encoding response regulator transcription factor — MSAHILLVEDEIKLARFVELELSSEGYKVTVANDGMTGLTLARESSPDLAILDWMLPGLSGVEICRRLRATGNSIPVILLTAKDEVSDRVAGLDAGADDYVIKPFSIEELLARIRAHLRRTQETDEDILQFEDLSLNRRTRQIYRGKRGIELTAKEFDLLEYLLSHPRQVFTRDQILEKVWGYDFMGDSNIIEVYIRYLRLKLEEKNEKRLIHTVRGVGYALRDM, encoded by the coding sequence ATGTCAGCACATATTCTTTTAGTTGAAGATGAAATTAAACTAGCTCGATTTGTAGAATTAGAATTGAGTAGTGAAGGCTATAAAGTCACCGTCGCTAATGATGGCATGACTGGTTTAACATTAGCACGAGAATCATCACCAGATTTAGCTATTCTAGATTGGATGTTACCAGGATTATCAGGTGTAGAAATTTGTCGCCGTTTGCGAGCAACTGGAAACTCAATCCCAGTAATTTTATTAACAGCAAAAGATGAAGTAAGTGATCGTGTTGCTGGTTTAGATGCAGGTGCAGATGATTATGTCATCAAACCATTTAGTATTGAAGAACTATTGGCGAGAATTCGCGCTCATCTCCGACGTACACAAGAAACAGATGAAGACATTCTGCAATTTGAAGACTTGAGTTTAAATCGTCGGACTCGCCAAATTTATCGAGGTAAGCGAGGAATTGAATTAACAGCAAAAGAGTTTGATTTATTAGAATATCTTCTTTCCCATCCCCGGCAAGTTTTTACAAGAGATCAAATTTTAGAAAAAGTTTGGGGTTATGATTTTATGGGAGATTCTAATATTATTGAAGTTTATATTCGTTATCTGCGTTTAAAGTTAGAAGAAAAAAATGAGAAGCGTTTAATTCACACAGTGCGTGGAGTAGGTTACGCACTGCGAGATATGTAA
- a CDS encoding DUF1823 family protein codes for MSNLPELNTATIWAIINDTIDDATVNKLVWHHLGYRYDSITATWNTSQVAPAWRDDYSEPTDFLESRPATMKLTRSIPQENKQLLKEKLGFKGYKIGEFGPRQTRRATAANWLLSHLLITTGKIE; via the coding sequence ATGTCTAACTTACCAGAACTTAACACAGCAACAATTTGGGCAATTATCAACGATACCATTGATGATGCTACCGTCAACAAATTAGTATGGCATCACTTAGGCTATCGTTACGACTCCATTACTGCAACATGGAATACAAGTCAAGTAGCACCAGCATGGCGAGATGATTACTCAGAACCAACAGATTTTCTTGAATCTCGCCCTGCAACTATGAAATTGACTCGTTCTATTCCCCAAGAAAACAAACAGTTACTCAAAGAAAAACTAGGTTTCAAAGGTTATAAAATAGGTGAATTCGGACCACGACAAACTCGTAGAGCAACAGCAGCAAATTGGCTATTAAGTCATCTGCTGATTACGACTGGAAAAATTGAGTAA
- a CDS encoding 3-deoxy-7-phosphoheptulonate synthase — MINKLINTNIKNSHVLLTPNEVKAKLPLTKSVEQKILQFRQEIEHILDFQDSRKFIVVGPCSIHDPKAAIEYAERLKVLADKVKDKLLLIMRVYFEKPRTTVGWKGLINDPDMDDSFHVENGILIARNLLLKLADLGLPTATEALDPIIPQYISELVAWSAIGARTTESQTHREMASGLSMPVGFKNGTDGNIHVALNALKSAKAPHNFLGINQKGQVSVFQTRGNAHGHVILRGGSQPNFDVENIRLVEEELTAANLPARIVIDCSHGNTNKDYRLQPMVLENVIQQIVAGNTSIVGMMLESNLYEGNQPITGKREELQYGVSVTDKCINWEETEKIILAAHAKLGVAD, encoded by the coding sequence ATGATCAACAAACTAATTAATACTAACATTAAAAACTCCCACGTCCTATTAACTCCCAATGAAGTTAAGGCAAAATTGCCTTTAACTAAGTCTGTTGAACAAAAAATTTTGCAGTTTAGACAGGAAATAGAACATATTCTTGATTTCCAAGATAGCCGAAAATTTATTGTGGTTGGACCTTGTTCAATTCATGACCCTAAAGCGGCAATTGAATATGCCGAAAGATTGAAAGTTCTAGCAGATAAAGTCAAAGATAAACTGCTATTGATTATGCGGGTATATTTTGAAAAACCCCGTACGACTGTGGGCTGGAAAGGATTGATTAACGATCCAGATATGGATGATTCTTTTCATGTTGAAAACGGTATATTAATTGCCCGTAATCTGTTATTAAAACTTGCAGATTTAGGATTACCAACTGCGACAGAAGCACTTGATCCTATTATCCCTCAATATATTAGTGAACTGGTTGCTTGGTCAGCAATTGGCGCACGCACAACTGAATCACAAACTCATAGAGAAATGGCTAGTGGACTGTCTATGCCTGTAGGGTTTAAAAATGGAACTGATGGCAATATTCATGTAGCTTTAAATGCCTTAAAATCGGCTAAAGCCCCACATAATTTTTTAGGAATTAATCAGAAAGGACAAGTAAGCGTATTTCAAACTAGAGGAAATGCTCATGGTCATGTAATTTTACGTGGCGGAAGTCAGCCTAATTTTGATGTAGAAAATATCAGGCTGGTAGAAGAAGAATTAACTGCGGCAAATTTACCAGCCAGAATAGTGATTGATTGTAGTCATGGCAATACAAATAAAGATTACAGATTACAACCTATGGTCTTAGAAAATGTGATTCAGCAAATAGTGGCTGGGAATACCTCCATAGTCGGGATGATGTTGGAGTCCAATTTATATGAAGGTAATCAACCAATTACTGGCAAACGCGAAGAATTACAATATGGTGTTTCCGTAACTGACAAATGTATTAACTGGGAGGAAACAGAAAAAATTATTTTGGCTGCTCATGCAAAACTTGGCGTTGCTGATTAA
- a CDS encoding PPC domain-containing protein produces MNKDFTDALRKIIIIPAILLTMTISINTAFAQKKQKNNLYSPIPLPSSTEISDTLSDQDIPTGQGGFARDYTVNLNKGDNLAIDLSSENFDSMITLLAPDGSTVAENDDGPDGTSNSLLFTRIVETGNYIIRVRSFGETGIGQFKLKVTKLQPVK; encoded by the coding sequence ATGAATAAAGATTTTACAGATGCTTTAAGAAAAATCATTATCATTCCTGCAATATTACTAACAATGACTATCAGTATAAATACAGCTTTTGCTCAAAAAAAGCAAAAAAATAATTTATATAGCCCTATTCCTTTACCTAGTAGTACTGAAATTTCCGATACTCTATCAGATCAAGATATTCCTACAGGTCAAGGAGGATTTGCCCGTGATTACACGGTCAATTTAAACAAAGGCGACAATCTAGCAATTGATCTGTCATCGGAGAACTTTGACAGTATGATTACACTATTAGCGCCTGATGGCTCAACAGTTGCAGAAAATGATGACGGACCTGATGGTACTAGCAATTCTCTTTTGTTTACCCGGATTGTAGAAACGGGAAATTATATCATTCGTGTCCGGTCATTTGGAGAAACTGGAATAGGGCAATTTAAACTCAAGGTGACAAAACTGCAACCAGTAAAATAA
- a CDS encoding tRNA-(ms[2]io[6]A)-hydroxylase, giving the protein MLSSPLPTINALKQPTSDAWIEQAIANLDIILLDHSHCERKAAGVALNFMFRYPSNSKMVRELTAIAREELEHFELVNQWLERRNIRLAPLSAPPYGAGLKTQVRSQEPARFLDNLLVTGLIEARSHERLGLLAANCPEPELAKFYRTLMASEARHFGTYWVLADTYFEREIVMQRLDELAVVESELLATLHPEPRIHS; this is encoded by the coding sequence GTGCTGAGTTCTCCGTTACCAACTATTAATGCTCTGAAGCAGCCTACCAGTGATGCTTGGATAGAGCAAGCGATCGCTAATTTGGATATTATCTTACTCGATCATTCCCACTGTGAGCGGAAAGCCGCTGGGGTAGCCTTAAATTTTATGTTTCGTTACCCGTCTAATAGTAAAATGGTACGAGAGCTAACAGCGATCGCTCGTGAAGAACTAGAACACTTTGAACTAGTCAATCAATGGCTAGAACGCCGCAATATTCGCCTTGCACCCCTGTCAGCACCTCCCTATGGTGCGGGGTTAAAAACCCAAGTGCGATCGCAGGAACCAGCACGATTTTTAGACAATTTACTGGTGACTGGTTTAATTGAAGCACGGAGTCATGAACGTTTGGGACTTTTAGCTGCGAACTGTCCAGAACCCGAATTAGCTAAATTTTATCGTACGTTGATGGCATCAGAAGCGCGACATTTTGGTACATATTGGGTATTAGCTGATACTTATTTTGAGCGAGAAATAGTCATGCAGCGTCTTGATGAATTAGCAGTTGTTGAAAGTGAATTATTAGCAACTTTACACCCAGAACCAAGAATTCATAGTTAA
- a CDS encoding GNAT family N-acetyltransferase, which produces MLYYYQDFVIRDWEQKEKTQAAEVIRSVLLEYGLDWEPDGADRDVLQVEECYLATGGEFWVIEHQNQIVGTGAYYPIDRGEKAVEIRKMYLLPNVRCLGLGKHLLQQLETAIASRGFEQIWIETASILKAAVKLYENNGYIPTTGVETQRCDRIYVKYLLSN; this is translated from the coding sequence ATGCTATATTACTACCAAGATTTTGTAATTCGTGACTGGGAACAGAAAGAAAAGACTCAAGCTGCAGAGGTAATTCGTTCTGTATTATTAGAATATGGTTTAGATTGGGAACCAGATGGTGCTGATAGAGATGTATTGCAAGTTGAGGAATGTTATTTAGCTACTGGAGGAGAGTTTTGGGTAATTGAACACCAAAATCAGATAGTAGGTACAGGTGCATATTATCCTATAGATAGAGGAGAAAAAGCTGTAGAAATCCGCAAAATGTATCTTTTACCAAATGTAAGATGTCTAGGATTAGGAAAGCATTTATTACAACAACTAGAAACTGCGATAGCATCCCGTGGATTTGAGCAAATTTGGATTGAAACTGCCAGTATTTTAAAAGCCGCAGTCAAACTATATGAAAATAATGGTTATATCCCCACAACAGGTGTAGAAACACAAAGGTGCGATCGCATTTACGTTAAATATCTTCTTAGCAATTGA
- a CDS encoding DUF4079 domain-containing protein, with amino-acid sequence MEIKDAILLLHPILAVIVVFPLIGIIVNRALQVRQRRLETVAGSKSKIPPVVGQEHVQLGKWLTGSVVGIVLIALANDVFGNIIDKQVWVKSPFQVIFLGLLLAATIASLYLLYQAKQANWRGIFATLSGVGLVVFGCQDGVYRKTDQWYISHYYYGELAALLMIFSIAILPDIYKDKTNRWRKVHIILNSLALLLFIGQGITGTRSLLEVPLSWQEPYVQMLYGQKCDTQPCTIQAPSLSPKP; translated from the coding sequence ATGGAAATTAAAGATGCGATTTTGTTATTACATCCAATATTAGCCGTAATTGTAGTTTTCCCCCTAATTGGGATTATTGTTAACCGGGCTTTACAAGTTCGTCAACGCCGATTAGAAACTGTAGCAGGTAGTAAAAGTAAAATTCCTCCTGTAGTTGGACAAGAACACGTCCAGTTAGGAAAGTGGTTAACTGGCTCAGTTGTCGGTATTGTTTTAATAGCTTTAGCTAACGATGTTTTTGGGAACATTATAGATAAGCAAGTTTGGGTTAAATCACCATTTCAGGTAATTTTTCTGGGGTTATTACTTGCAGCTACTATTGCTTCTTTGTATTTACTTTATCAAGCAAAACAAGCAAATTGGCGCGGTATATTTGCAACTCTGAGTGGGGTTGGTTTAGTGGTTTTTGGTTGTCAAGATGGTGTTTACCGCAAAACCGATCAATGGTATATTTCTCACTACTATTATGGAGAATTAGCGGCTTTATTAATGATTTTTTCAATAGCAATTTTACCAGATATATACAAAGATAAAACAAATCGCTGGCGGAAGGTTCATATTATTCTCAATTCTCTTGCTCTTTTATTATTTATCGGACAAGGAATTACAGGGACAAGATCATTGTTAGAAGTTCCTCTGAGTTGGCAAGAACCTTATGTGCAGATGCTTTATGGGCAGAAGTGTGATACACAACCTTGCACAATTCAAGCACCTTCTTTATCTCCCAAGCCGTAG